A portion of the Streptomyces erythrochromogenes genome contains these proteins:
- a CDS encoding heavy metal translocating P-type ATPase, producing the protein MRHPRDSEPSDVGKERRTAVLDVRGMVRATQQNTVAAVLGRRPGVMDVEVNPVAQSATVVFDPRRTSLAELRGWVTECGYHCAGQSVPAHICDPMDEPDPPGPARAAEVVRPAPAGHEPEGVPSPDEAMGHGGHAGMSMAAMVADMRNRFLVAVIFSIPIVVWSPIGEEVFGWHAPVPFGLRQDVWALLLSLPVIFYSCSIFFVGAVRALRAGTLDMMVLVAVAVGAGWLYSLIVTLTGGGEVFYEAATVLASFVLLGHWFEMRARGGANDAIRALLDLAPPKAVVLRDGEPVEIATAEVAVGDLLLVRPGAKIAADGLVEEGESEVDESTVTGESLPVHKAPGSAVVGATLNANGTLRVRATRVGADTALAQIVKLVQEAQNSKAPGQRLADRAAFWLIFVALVGGGLTLAVWLLASDRPFSSAMLFAITVVVITCPDALGLATPTAIMVGTGLGAKRGVLFKNAMALEASAGIQTVVMDKTGTLTKGEPEVTEVITAPGRDEDEIVRLVAAVERESEHPLAEAVVRHAESRSVGPAQARHFENVPGHGATAVVDGHRIAVGNRRLAEREGVDLGPLAARRDELAATGRTVVIATIDGLAAALIGIADAPRETSSAAVTELHALGVEVVMLTGDNHATAERIAQRLGIDTVIAEVLPGDKAATIAELQRGGRKVAMVGDGVNDAPALAQADLGIAIGAGTDVAIETADLVLMRSDPLDVPTALRLGRGTLRKMRQNLGWAIGYNAIALPIAAGIFEPATGLVLRPEIAALSMSGSSIIVAVNALALKRLRLPRPVPANPADGGDDHGP; encoded by the coding sequence ATGCGACACCCGCGGGATTCCGAGCCGAGCGATGTGGGCAAAGAGCGCAGGACGGCAGTGCTGGACGTGCGGGGCATGGTCCGCGCCACCCAGCAGAACACCGTCGCTGCTGTGCTGGGCCGTCGGCCGGGTGTGATGGACGTAGAGGTGAACCCGGTGGCGCAGTCGGCCACCGTGGTCTTCGACCCGCGGCGGACCTCGCTGGCGGAGCTGCGCGGATGGGTGACCGAGTGCGGCTACCACTGCGCCGGCCAGTCGGTGCCGGCCCACATCTGCGACCCGATGGACGAGCCGGATCCGCCCGGTCCCGCGAGGGCAGCCGAAGTCGTGCGCCCCGCGCCCGCGGGGCACGAACCGGAGGGCGTGCCGTCACCCGATGAGGCGATGGGCCATGGCGGTCATGCGGGGATGTCGATGGCGGCCATGGTGGCCGACATGCGCAACCGCTTCCTCGTCGCGGTGATCTTCTCCATTCCGATCGTGGTCTGGTCCCCGATCGGCGAGGAGGTCTTCGGCTGGCACGCGCCCGTGCCGTTCGGGCTCCGTCAGGACGTGTGGGCGCTCCTGCTGAGCCTGCCGGTGATCTTCTACTCGTGTTCGATCTTCTTCGTCGGTGCCGTACGTGCCCTGCGCGCCGGAACGCTGGACATGATGGTGCTGGTGGCGGTCGCCGTCGGCGCGGGCTGGCTGTACTCGCTGATCGTCACCCTCACCGGCGGCGGCGAGGTCTTCTACGAGGCCGCCACCGTCCTGGCGTCCTTCGTCCTGCTCGGCCACTGGTTCGAGATGCGCGCCCGCGGTGGCGCCAACGACGCCATCCGCGCGCTGCTGGACCTCGCCCCGCCCAAGGCCGTCGTCCTGCGGGACGGCGAACCCGTCGAGATCGCCACCGCCGAGGTGGCCGTCGGTGACCTGCTGCTCGTACGCCCCGGCGCGAAGATCGCCGCGGACGGGCTCGTGGAGGAGGGCGAGAGTGAGGTCGACGAGTCGACCGTGACGGGGGAGAGCCTGCCGGTGCACAAGGCGCCGGGCTCAGCCGTGGTCGGTGCCACCCTCAACGCCAACGGCACCCTGCGGGTACGGGCGACCAGGGTGGGCGCGGACACCGCACTGGCCCAGATCGTCAAGCTGGTCCAGGAGGCCCAGAACTCCAAGGCCCCGGGCCAGCGGCTCGCCGACCGCGCCGCGTTCTGGCTGATCTTCGTGGCCCTGGTCGGCGGCGGACTCACCCTCGCTGTCTGGCTTCTGGCGTCCGATCGGCCCTTCAGCAGCGCGATGCTGTTCGCGATCACCGTGGTCGTCATCACCTGCCCGGACGCGCTGGGCCTGGCCACTCCCACCGCGATCATGGTCGGCACCGGCCTGGGGGCCAAGCGGGGTGTCCTGTTCAAGAACGCGATGGCCCTGGAAGCGTCTGCCGGGATCCAGACCGTGGTCATGGACAAGACCGGCACCCTCACCAAGGGCGAACCCGAGGTCACCGAGGTGATCACCGCACCCGGCCGCGACGAGGACGAGATCGTCCGGCTGGTCGCGGCGGTCGAGCGGGAATCCGAGCACCCGCTGGCGGAGGCGGTCGTACGCCACGCCGAGTCGCGCAGCGTGGGTCCGGCACAGGCCCGGCATTTCGAGAACGTGCCCGGCCACGGGGCGACCGCCGTGGTCGACGGCCACCGGATCGCCGTGGGCAACCGCCGACTGGCCGAACGCGAAGGCGTGGACCTCGGCCCGCTGGCCGCCCGGCGGGACGAGCTCGCAGCCACCGGCCGCACCGTCGTCATCGCCACGATCGACGGCCTGGCCGCCGCCCTCATCGGCATCGCCGACGCACCACGGGAGACCTCTTCGGCCGCCGTGACCGAGCTGCACGCCCTGGGCGTCGAGGTCGTCATGCTCACCGGCGACAACCACGCCACCGCCGAACGGATCGCGCAGCGCCTGGGCATCGACACCGTCATCGCAGAGGTCCTTCCCGGCGACAAGGCCGCCACCATCGCCGAGCTCCAGCGCGGCGGACGCAAGGTCGCCATGGTCGGCGACGGCGTCAACGACGCCCCCGCCCTCGCCCAGGCCGACCTCGGCATCGCCATCGGCGCCGGCACCGACGTCGCCATCGAGACCGCCGACCTCGTCCTGATGCGCTCCGACCCACTGGACGTCCCCACCGCCCTGCGCCTCGGCCGCGGCACCCTGCGCAAGATGCGCCAGAACCTCGGCTGGGCCATCGGCTACAACGCCATCGCCCTGCCCATCGCCGCAGGCATCTTCGAACCCGCCACCGGCCTGGTCCTCCGCCCCGAGATCGCCGCCCTGTCCATGTCCGGATCCAGCATCATCGTCGCCGTCAACGCCCTCGCCCTCAAACGCCTCCGCCTGCCCCGCCCGGTTCCTGCGAACCCGGCAGATGGAGGCGATGACCATGGCCCGTGA